From a region of the Pseudomonadaceae bacterium SI-3 genome:
- a CDS encoding 4-aminobutyrate--2-oxoglutarate transaminase — protein sequence MSKTNESLMKRRVAAVPRGVGQIHPIFADHAKNSSVVDVEGREFIDFAGGIAVLNTGHLHPKIIKAVEAQLHKLTHTCFQVLAYEPYVELCEKINARVPGDFAKKTLLVTTGSEAVENAVKIARAATGRAGVIAFTGAYHGRTMMTLGLTGKVAPYSAGMGLMPGGIFRAQYPCAIHGVSVDESIASIERIFKNDAEPRDIAAIIIEPVQGEGGFNVAPKEFMVRLRALCDEHGILLIADEVQTGAGRTGTFFAMEQMGVVADLTTFAKSVGGGFPIAGVCGKAEIMDAIAPGGLGGTYAGNPLSCAAALAVMEIFEEEKLLDRCKVVAEKLTTGLKAIQARHKEIGEVRGLGAMIAIELFEDGDHARPAAALTSQIVAKARDKGLILLSCGTYYNVLRVLVPLTAEDELLERGLAIIAECFEELT from the coding sequence ATGAGCAAGACCAACGAATCCCTAATGAAACGCCGTGTCGCCGCCGTTCCCCGTGGGGTCGGCCAGATCCATCCGATCTTTGCCGATCACGCTAAGAACAGCAGCGTGGTCGACGTCGAAGGTCGCGAGTTCATCGATTTCGCCGGCGGCATAGCTGTGCTGAATACTGGCCACCTGCACCCGAAAATCATCAAAGCGGTGGAAGCGCAGCTGCACAAGCTGACCCACACCTGCTTTCAGGTGCTGGCTTACGAGCCCTACGTCGAACTGTGCGAGAAGATCAACGCGCGGGTGCCAGGCGATTTCGCCAAGAAGACGTTGCTGGTCACTACCGGCTCCGAGGCGGTGGAAAACGCCGTGAAGATCGCCCGCGCTGCCACCGGTCGCGCCGGGGTGATCGCGTTCACTGGCGCTTATCACGGCCGCACCATGATGACCCTGGGGCTGACCGGCAAGGTCGCGCCGTACTCCGCTGGAATGGGCTTGATGCCGGGCGGCATCTTCCGCGCACAGTATCCCTGCGCTATCCATGGCGTCAGCGTTGATGAGTCGATCGCCAGTATCGAACGCATTTTCAAGAACGACGCCGAGCCGCGCGATATCGCCGCGATCATCATTGAACCGGTGCAGGGCGAGGGCGGCTTCAACGTCGCACCCAAAGAGTTCATGGTCCGCCTGCGCGCGCTATGCGACGAGCACGGTATCCTGCTGATCGCCGATGAAGTGCAGACCGGCGCCGGACGAACCGGGACGTTCTTCGCCATGGAGCAGATGGGCGTGGTCGCTGATTTGACCACCTTCGCCAAGTCGGTCGGCGGTGGCTTTCCGATTGCCGGCGTCTGCGGCAAGGCTGAGATCATGGACGCCATCGCGCCTGGCGGACTGGGCGGCACCTACGCCGGCAACCCGTTGTCCTGCGCGGCGGCGCTGGCTGTCATGGAAATCTTCGAGGAAGAGAAGCTGCTCGACCGCTGCAAGGTGGTGGCAGAAAAACTCACCACCGGGCTCAAGGCGATCCAGGCGCGGCACAAGGAAATCGGTGAGGTTCGTGGGCTCGGCGCGATGATCGCCATCGAGCTGTTCGAGGACGGCGACCATGCGCGTCCGGCCGCGGCGCTGACCTCGCAGATTGTCGCCAAGGCACGCGACAAGGGCCTGATCCTGCTGTCCTGCGGCACCTACTACAACGTGCTACGTGTGCTGGTGCCGCTGACTGCCGAGGACGAGCTGCTCGAGCGCGGCCTGGCGATCATCGCCGAATGCTTCGAAGAGCTGACCTGA
- a CDS encoding ABC transporter ATP-binding protein — MLDSQANEVLVSFRGIQKSYDGEALIVKDLNLDIRKGEFLTLLGPSGSGKTTSLMMLAGFETPTAGEILLGGRSINKLPPHKRDMGMVFQNYALFPHMTVSENLAFPLSVRGMAKLDVKERVKRALSMVQLEGFRNRYPAQLSGGQQQRVALARALVFEPQLVLMDEPLGALDKQLREQMQMEIKHLHQSLGVTVVYVTHDQGEALTMSDRVAVFHQGEIQQIDEPRALYERPANTFVANFLGENNRLPARLVSRNGDNCTVELGRGERVEALAVKVGAPGTPVNLSIRPERVRLNGASANCPNRFTGRVAEFVYLGDHIRIRLEVCGISDFFVKQPIAEFDPALAVGDVVPIGWQVEHVRALDPLQAA, encoded by the coding sequence ATGCTCGATTCCCAAGCGAACGAAGTACTGGTCAGCTTTCGTGGCATCCAGAAGAGTTACGACGGCGAAGCGCTGATCGTCAAAGACCTCAACCTGGACATCCGCAAGGGTGAATTCCTCACGCTGCTGGGCCCGTCCGGCTCCGGCAAGACCACCAGCCTGATGATGCTGGCCGGTTTCGAGACGCCGACTGCCGGTGAAATCCTGCTCGGCGGCCGTTCGATCAACAAGCTGCCGCCGCACAAGCGCGACATGGGCATGGTGTTCCAGAACTATGCGCTGTTTCCGCACATGACGGTTTCCGAGAACCTGGCGTTTCCGCTAAGCGTGCGGGGCATGGCCAAGCTCGATGTCAAGGAACGAGTCAAACGCGCGCTGTCGATGGTGCAGCTAGAGGGCTTCCGCAATCGCTACCCCGCGCAGCTGTCCGGCGGCCAGCAGCAGCGCGTGGCCCTGGCCAGGGCCCTGGTGTTCGAACCGCAGCTGGTGTTGATGGATGAACCCCTGGGGGCGCTGGATAAGCAGTTGCGCGAGCAGATGCAGATGGAGATCAAGCACCTGCATCAAAGCCTTGGGGTCACTGTGGTCTACGTCACCCATGATCAGGGCGAGGCGCTGACCATGTCAGATCGGGTCGCGGTATTCCATCAGGGCGAAATTCAGCAGATCGATGAGCCGCGGGCGCTCTACGAGCGGCCGGCAAATACCTTCGTCGCCAACTTTCTCGGCGAGAACAACCGGCTGCCGGCACGGCTGGTCAGTCGCAATGGCGACAACTGCACCGTTGAGTTGGGACGCGGCGAACGGGTCGAGGCCCTTGCGGTGAAGGTCGGTGCGCCGGGTACGCCGGTCAATCTGTCGATTCGCCCGGAACGGGTCCGCCTCAACGGCGCCAGCGCCAATTGCCCGAATCGCTTCACCGGGCGGGTGGCCGAATTCGTCTATCTGGGCGATCACATCCGCATCCGCCTCGAGGTCTGTGGCATCAGCGATTTCTTCGTCAAGCAACCAATCGCCGAGTTCGATCCCGCCCTGGCGGTTGGTGATGTCGTGCCGATCGGCTGGCAAGTGGAACACGTCCGTGCGCTGGATCCGCTGCAAGCGGCATAA
- a CDS encoding polyamine ABC transporter substrate-binding protein, with the protein MATAISLPVPDIAEPNLKRRLARAERMNRLKSKALILPLLVFLLLTFVLPIASLLWRSVDNPEVVGSLPRTVEAIAAWDGRGLPEESVYRALSEDLLEARQNQSLGDLSKRLNMEQAGFRSLMTKTARALPFKELPSSYKEALETFDERWGDPAYWQVIRRNDSALTPYYLLAALDHRIDDMGELAPVSPDQAVYLDIFARTFWMGLVITAICLVLAYPLAYLLANLPARKSNLLMIMVLLPFWTSILVRVAAWIVLLQSSGLINGALLKMGLIDEPLQLVFNRAGVYIAMVHILLPFMILPIYSVMKNISPSYMRAAISLGCHPFASFWRVYFPQTLAGVGAGCLLVFIISIGYYITPALLGSPNDQMVSYFVAFYTNTTINWGMATALGGLLLLATMLLYVVYSWLVGASRLRLG; encoded by the coding sequence ATGGCGACTGCCATCTCCTTGCCTGTTCCCGATATCGCCGAGCCCAACCTGAAGCGTCGGCTGGCGCGTGCCGAGCGCATGAACCGGTTGAAATCCAAGGCGCTGATCCTGCCGTTGCTGGTGTTCTTGCTGTTGACCTTCGTGCTGCCGATCGCCTCGTTGCTCTGGCGCAGCGTCGACAACCCGGAGGTGGTGGGAAGTCTGCCGCGCACGGTCGAGGCGATTGCGGCCTGGGATGGCCGCGGCCTACCGGAGGAATCGGTATACCGGGCCCTCAGCGAAGACCTGCTCGAGGCGAGGCAGAATCAGTCACTGGGCGATCTGTCCAAACGCTTGAATATGGAGCAGGCCGGTTTCCGCAGCCTGATGACAAAGACGGCCCGCGCGCTCCCATTCAAGGAATTGCCATCGTCCTATAAGGAAGCGCTCGAGACTTTCGATGAGCGCTGGGGCGACCCTGCCTATTGGCAGGTCATCCGTCGTAACGACAGTGCGCTCACACCCTACTATCTGCTGGCCGCCCTCGATCACCGCATCGACGACATGGGCGAGCTGGCACCGGTCTCGCCTGATCAGGCGGTGTACCTGGACATCTTCGCCCGCACGTTCTGGATGGGCCTGGTGATCACGGCGATCTGCCTGGTGCTTGCCTATCCGCTCGCGTATTTGCTGGCCAATCTGCCAGCGCGCAAGAGCAACCTGCTGATGATCATGGTGCTGCTGCCGTTCTGGACCTCCATCCTGGTGCGCGTCGCCGCCTGGATCGTGCTGCTGCAGTCGAGCGGGCTGATCAACGGTGCGCTGTTGAAGATGGGCCTGATCGACGAGCCGCTGCAATTGGTATTCAACCGCGCCGGCGTGTACATCGCCATGGTGCATATCCTGCTGCCATTCATGATCCTGCCGATCTACAGCGTGATGAAGAATATCTCGCCAAGTTACATGCGTGCGGCAATCTCGCTGGGCTGTCATCCCTTCGCCAGCTTCTGGCGGGTGTATTTCCCGCAGACGCTGGCCGGCGTCGGTGCCGGTTGCCTGCTGGTGTTCATCATTTCCATCGGTTACTACATCACGCCGGCGCTGCTCGGCAGCCCCAACGACCAGATGGTCAGCTACTTCGTCGCCTTCTACACCAACACCACCATCAACTGGGGCATGGCGACGGCGCTGGGCGGCCTGCTCTTGCTGGCGACCATGTTGTTGTACGTCGTCTACAGCTGGCTAGTCGGCGCCAGCCGGCTGAGGCTGGGTTGA
- a CDS encoding spermidine/putrescine ABC transporter substrate-binding protein produces the protein MLNSLKLTALSIGLVCAAQASAENLTAVTFGGANKQAQIKAFNEPFEAKTGHKIIAGEYNGEMAKVKAMVDTNSVSWHLVEVESPELSRGCDEGLFEEIDPSVAGNPDDFIEGAIQPCGVGFFVWSTVLAYNADKLASAPTGWADFWDTEKFPGKRGLRKGAKYTLEFALMADGVAPKDVYTVLATKEGQDRAFKKLDQIKPSIQWWEAGAQPPQFLASGDVVMSSAYNGRIAAVQDESNLQVVWDGGIYDFDSWAMPKGAKDQKAALEFVSFTLQPQQQKAFSENIAYGPANKKAVELLDPKLLKNMPTTPENIANQVAMNVTFWADYGEQLEQRFNAWAAR, from the coding sequence ATGCTGAACTCTCTGAAACTGACCGCCCTTAGCATCGGACTGGTATGCGCTGCCCAGGCCTCGGCGGAAAACCTCACGGCCGTCACCTTCGGCGGGGCCAACAAGCAGGCCCAGATTAAAGCCTTCAACGAGCCGTTCGAGGCCAAGACCGGCCACAAGATCATCGCCGGCGAGTACAACGGCGAGATGGCCAAGGTGAAGGCCATGGTCGATACCAACAGCGTGTCCTGGCACCTCGTGGAGGTCGAATCACCGGAGCTGTCGCGCGGCTGTGACGAAGGGCTGTTCGAGGAAATCGATCCGTCGGTGGCGGGTAATCCGGATGACTTCATCGAGGGTGCCATACAGCCTTGCGGTGTCGGCTTCTTCGTCTGGTCCACGGTGCTGGCCTACAACGCCGACAAGCTTGCCAGCGCGCCGACCGGCTGGGCGGATTTCTGGGATACCGAGAAATTTCCCGGCAAGCGCGGCCTGCGCAAGGGGGCCAAGTACACCCTTGAATTCGCCTTGATGGCTGATGGGGTTGCGCCGAAAGACGTGTACACAGTCCTGGCGACCAAAGAAGGCCAGGACCGGGCCTTCAAGAAGCTCGACCAGATCAAGCCCAGCATTCAATGGTGGGAAGCCGGCGCGCAGCCACCGCAGTTTCTGGCCTCCGGTGACGTGGTCATGAGCAGCGCCTACAACGGTCGCATCGCCGCGGTGCAGGACGAGAGCAATCTGCAAGTGGTTTGGGACGGTGGCATCTATGACTTCGATTCCTGGGCGATGCCCAAAGGGGCGAAGGATCAGAAGGCGGCGCTCGAATTCGTCAGCTTTACCTTGCAACCGCAGCAGCAGAAAGCCTTCTCAGAAAACATCGCTTACGGGCCGGCGAACAAGAAAGCGGTCGAACTGCTCGATCCCAAGCTGCTGAAGAACATGCCCACGACACCCGAGAACATCGCCAACCAAGTGGCTATGAACGTCACCTTCTGGGCCGACTATGGCGAGCAACTGGAACAGCGCTTCAACGCCTGGGCTGCGCGCTAA
- a CDS encoding phosphoglycolate phosphatase: MTRLEQLFDGELPRLVMFDLDGTLMDSVPDLAAAVDKMLMLLGREPAGIARVRDWVGNGSKVLVRRALAGKLQHDGVADELADEALALFMQAYSGGHELTTVYPGVRECLDWLRERDVKLSIITNKPAQFIEPLLEEKGLAGYFQWLVGGDTLPQQKPDPAALLWVMSQAGVAPDASLFVGDSRNDVRAAKAAAVPCVALTYGYNHGEPIANEEPTLVLDDLRELVASVSGLS; this comes from the coding sequence ATGACTCGCCTGGAGCAGCTCTTCGACGGCGAGTTGCCGCGGCTGGTGATGTTCGACCTGGACGGCACCCTGATGGATTCGGTTCCGGACTTGGCCGCTGCGGTGGACAAGATGCTGATGCTGCTGGGTCGTGAACCTGCCGGCATTGCGCGAGTACGCGACTGGGTCGGCAACGGTTCGAAGGTACTGGTACGTCGGGCACTGGCCGGTAAGTTGCAGCATGACGGCGTTGCCGATGAATTAGCCGACGAGGCGCTGGCGCTGTTCATGCAGGCTTATTCCGGCGGCCACGAACTGACCACGGTGTACCCCGGCGTTCGGGAATGCCTGGACTGGCTGCGTGAGCGTGACGTGAAACTCTCGATCATCACCAACAAACCGGCGCAGTTCATCGAGCCGCTGCTGGAGGAGAAGGGGCTCGCGGGTTACTTCCAGTGGCTGGTCGGGGGCGATACCTTGCCGCAGCAGAAGCCCGATCCGGCGGCGCTGTTGTGGGTCATGAGCCAGGCGGGCGTCGCGCCCGATGCGTCGCTGTTCGTTGGCGACTCACGCAACGATGTGCGCGCGGCGAAAGCGGCGGCCGTTCCCTGTGTCGCGCTGACTTATGGCTACAACCACGGCGAACCCATCGCCAACGAGGAGCCGACACTGGTGCTCGATGACCTGCGCGAGCTGGTTGCTTCGGTTTCGGGGCTGAGCTAG
- a CDS encoding ribulose-phosphate 3-epimerase, with the protein MQPFAIAPSILSANFARLGEEVDNVLAAGADIVHFDVMDNHYVPNLTIGPMVCSALRKHGVTAPIDVHLMVRPVDRMIGDFLEAGASYITFHPEASDHIDRSLQLIKDGGAKAGLVFNPATPLDVLKYVMDKVDMVLLMSVNPGFGGQKFIPNTLDKLREARALIDASGREIRLEIDGGVNPKNIREIAAAGADTFVAGSAIFNQPDYKAVIDQMRAELALARS; encoded by the coding sequence ATGCAGCCGTTCGCCATCGCTCCCTCCATTCTTTCCGCCAATTTCGCCCGTCTGGGTGAAGAAGTGGACAACGTGCTCGCCGCCGGCGCAGACATCGTCCATTTCGATGTGATGGACAACCATTACGTGCCCAACCTGACCATCGGCCCGATGGTTTGCTCCGCACTGCGCAAGCACGGCGTCACCGCGCCAATTGATGTACATCTGATGGTCCGTCCGGTGGACCGCATGATCGGCGACTTCCTCGAGGCCGGCGCCAGCTACATCACCTTTCACCCGGAAGCTTCGGATCACATCGATCGATCGCTGCAGCTGATAAAGGATGGCGGTGCCAAGGCCGGTCTGGTGTTCAATCCGGCCACCCCGCTGGATGTGCTCAAGTACGTGATGGACAAGGTCGACATGGTCCTGTTGATGAGCGTCAACCCCGGATTTGGCGGCCAGAAGTTCATCCCCAACACCCTGGACAAGCTGCGCGAGGCGCGCGCGTTGATCGATGCCAGCGGGCGTGAAATTCGCCTGGAGATCGACGGCGGCGTGAATCCAAAGAACATCCGTGAGATCGCTGCAGCCGGGGCCGATACCTTCGTCGCTGGCTCGGCCATTTTCAACCAGCCGGACTACAAAGCCGTGATCGACCAGATGCGCGCCGAACTGGCGCTGGCCCGCTCATGA
- a CDS encoding ABC transporter permease, producing MLSPYMSPIERVWFYTLRILCALVLLFLIVPVLVIVPLSFNSGSFLVYPLQGFSMRWYEALFSSADWMRSLKNSMLIAPAATALAMVFGTLAAIGLTRGEFRGKALVMTLLISPMVVPVVIVGVASYLFFAPLGMGNSYLSLILVHAVLGVPFVIITVSATLQGFNHNLVRAAASLGASPLTAFFRVTLPLIAPGVISGALFAFATSFDEVVVTLFLAGPEQITLPRQMFSGIRENLSPTIAAAATLLIGFSIALLLTLEWLRGRSEKMRTQQPA from the coding sequence ATGCTGAGCCCCTACATGTCGCCCATCGAGCGGGTCTGGTTCTACACGCTGCGCATCCTCTGTGCGCTGGTGCTGCTGTTTCTGATCGTGCCGGTGCTGGTCATCGTGCCGCTGTCCTTCAACTCAGGCTCGTTTCTGGTCTATCCGCTGCAGGGATTCTCCATGCGCTGGTACGAAGCCTTGTTCAGCTCGGCGGACTGGATGCGTTCGTTGAAGAACTCGATGCTCATCGCGCCGGCCGCCACGGCACTCGCGATGGTTTTCGGCACATTGGCGGCGATCGGCCTGACCCGCGGCGAATTCCGCGGCAAGGCCCTTGTGATGACCTTGCTGATATCGCCGATGGTGGTGCCGGTTGTGATCGTCGGTGTGGCCAGCTACCTGTTCTTCGCCCCGCTGGGCATGGGCAACAGCTACTTGTCGCTGATTCTGGTGCATGCAGTGCTGGGCGTGCCGTTCGTGATCATCACTGTGTCGGCCACGCTGCAGGGCTTCAACCACAACCTGGTGCGCGCCGCGGCCAGCCTTGGCGCCTCGCCACTGACCGCCTTCTTTCGCGTGACGCTGCCGCTGATCGCGCCGGGAGTGATCAGTGGTGCGCTGTTCGCCTTCGCGACTTCCTTCGACGAAGTGGTGGTGACCTTATTCCTTGCTGGCCCCGAACAGATCACCTTGCCGAGGCAGATGTTCAGCGGCATTCGTGAAAACCTCAGCCCGACCATCGCCGCCGCGGCCACCTTGCTGATTGGATTCTCTATCGCGCTGCTGCTGACCCTGGAGTGGCTGCGCGGCCGCTCCGAGAAGATGCGTACCCAACAACCCGCCTGA